A single Paenibacillus kribbensis DNA region contains:
- a CDS encoding uroporphyrinogen-III synthase: MAQRMAGKRVALAGPRKADEMALLVAKMGGEPVLRPAQGTVFLDDIELRNAVVSWVKQPPDWNIFTTGMGLDALFDMAEDMGVAEQIMELLHSSKIAARGYKTVNELKKRGFTPDVRDEDGSLTGLTRAFAPYDLKGKEVLLQLHGDPAPRLVKWLDEQGAVTRQVLPYKHIPPEEANLQALLADVLNRKVDAVTFTSGPQIRFLCQYARAQNRMDDLLEAFRQDVIAVSVGKVTAQSMLEEGIERIVFPVEERMGAMMVELGKYFEHSASAHGFGLEVVNGH; this comes from the coding sequence ATGGCACAACGCATGGCAGGCAAGAGAGTTGCCCTTGCTGGTCCCCGTAAAGCAGACGAAATGGCATTGCTGGTTGCGAAAATGGGGGGCGAGCCAGTGCTGCGTCCGGCCCAGGGCACGGTTTTTCTGGATGATATTGAGCTGCGCAACGCGGTGGTATCGTGGGTGAAGCAGCCGCCGGACTGGAACATTTTTACGACAGGTATGGGGCTGGACGCGTTGTTTGATATGGCGGAGGATATGGGCGTGGCAGAGCAGATTATGGAACTGCTACATTCCTCGAAAATTGCGGCGCGTGGCTACAAGACGGTCAATGAACTCAAAAAGCGGGGCTTCACGCCGGATGTACGAGACGAGGATGGAAGCTTGACCGGGTTGACACGGGCTTTTGCCCCGTATGATCTGAAGGGGAAGGAAGTGCTGCTGCAGCTGCACGGTGATCCGGCCCCGCGGTTGGTGAAATGGCTGGACGAGCAGGGGGCTGTAACTCGGCAGGTGCTTCCTTATAAGCATATTCCACCCGAGGAAGCGAATTTGCAAGCATTGCTGGCAGATGTCTTGAATCGCAAAGTTGATGCAGTTACGTTTACCAGTGGCCCGCAAATCCGCTTTTTGTGTCAATATGCCAGAGCACAGAACCGTATGGACGATTTGCTGGAGGCTTTCCGCCAGGATGTTATTGCCGTGTCGGTAGGCAAAGTGACCGCACAGTCCATGCTGGAGGAAGGAATTGAACGAATCGTCTTTCCGGTAGAAGAGCGTATGGGCGCGATGATGGTCGAGCTGGGGAAATATTTTGAGCATAGCGCTTCGGCGCATGGCTTCGGTCTGGAAGTTGTGAATGGTCACTGA
- a CDS encoding TIGR00730 family Rossman fold protein, whose protein sequence is MNSICVFAGSRPGHSSVYLEAAGKLGEAMARHHVRLVYGGSSRGLMGEVANGMLAGGGQVTGIMPTLLFDAEIIHRGVTEFIEVANMHERKAAMSDMADAFIALPGGLGTFEELFEVLCWAQIGIHRKPIGLLNVSGYFDPLVEMVRHSVQEGFTGAEHPSLLSISADPDELMHMLKNKAENLK, encoded by the coding sequence GTGAATTCTATTTGTGTATTTGCCGGGTCCAGGCCTGGACATTCATCGGTATATCTTGAGGCGGCAGGCAAGCTGGGAGAGGCTATGGCCCGACATCATGTCCGCCTGGTCTACGGAGGCTCCAGCAGGGGGCTGATGGGCGAGGTGGCAAATGGAATGCTGGCGGGCGGTGGCCAGGTCACCGGCATCATGCCAACTCTGTTATTTGATGCGGAAATTATTCATCGAGGGGTTACCGAATTTATAGAGGTTGCCAATATGCATGAACGCAAAGCGGCAATGAGCGACATGGCCGATGCGTTTATTGCCCTTCCGGGCGGTCTGGGGACCTTTGAGGAACTGTTCGAGGTGCTGTGCTGGGCGCAAATCGGCATTCATCGCAAGCCAATTGGTCTGCTGAATGTGAGCGGATATTTTGACCCGTTGGTGGAAATGGTGCGTCATAGTGTGCAGGAGGGTTTTACCGGGGCTGAGCATCCATCACTGCTGAGCATCTCTGCGGACCCGGATGAATTGATGCATATGCTAAAAAATAAGGCGGAGAACTTGAAATAA
- the cobJ gene encoding precorrin-3B C(17)-methyltransferase has translation MSPLGKLLVIGFGPGDMEHITKRALDALAESEVIIGYNTYVDLIRPLLNGQEIVRTGMTEEVSRAQEAVRQAEMGKKVAVISSGDAGVYGMAGLVYEVLMQKGWRREDGVEVEVVPGISAIQSCASLLGAPVMHDACTISLSDHLTPWETIVKRVEAAASADFVIALYNPRSGRRTRQIVETQSILLRYRDPQTPVGLVKSAYRERQQVIVTTLEDMLNHDIGMLTTVIIGNTSTMVYDGLIVTPRGYQRKYTLDASEQALKPHQRLRTEAEPWSLGAQEDRALNAPQAGAAPAAPGPSASGAAAAVATQARPQAVAAVQAAPSAAQAGAAPASLAAEALGRLAVGGRLPGEANTRWSGQAPAAGAHGATAMAGAGAAAGTATGGFGKPALFEVGVSPGVGNKKFTARQMALLAEIAGDDGELEYTPDHQIVLRVPCADPEELVGRLRDERLIVMPIGDVFKVKACDFCNMEKDDAVPVAEHLQVVLGGLQAPKETSIALNGCGMACYGAVLEDIGIVYRKGGYDLFLGGKKFGRNAHAAQPVAEGIPGEQITDVVENIIAEYKEKGHPNERFHKFFKRVGVVAGFHHEDAPATVEVNAVCGD, from the coding sequence ATGAGTCCATTAGGAAAATTGCTGGTGATCGGATTTGGACCGGGAGATATGGAACATATCACAAAACGGGCATTGGATGCGCTGGCCGAGAGTGAGGTCATTATCGGCTATAACACTTACGTGGATCTGATCCGTCCGTTGTTGAACGGACAAGAGATTGTACGCACAGGGATGACAGAGGAAGTGAGCCGTGCACAGGAGGCGGTTCGACAGGCAGAGATGGGCAAAAAGGTAGCCGTGATTTCCAGTGGAGACGCAGGTGTGTATGGTATGGCCGGGCTGGTGTATGAAGTGCTGATGCAAAAGGGCTGGCGCCGTGAGGACGGGGTTGAGGTAGAAGTCGTGCCGGGAATCTCGGCCATTCAATCCTGCGCTTCATTGCTGGGTGCGCCAGTTATGCATGATGCCTGCACGATCAGCCTGAGTGATCATCTGACCCCGTGGGAAACGATTGTGAAGCGTGTGGAAGCCGCAGCTTCGGCGGATTTTGTCATCGCATTATACAATCCGCGCAGTGGTCGGCGTACACGCCAAATTGTTGAAACGCAGTCCATTCTGCTGCGCTATCGTGATCCGCAGACTCCGGTTGGACTGGTTAAGAGTGCTTACCGTGAACGTCAGCAGGTGATTGTGACGACACTGGAGGATATGCTGAACCATGACATCGGGATGCTGACGACCGTAATCATCGGCAATACCTCGACGATGGTATATGACGGCCTGATTGTAACGCCGCGTGGATATCAGCGCAAGTATACGCTCGATGCGAGCGAGCAGGCGCTCAAACCGCATCAGCGGCTCCGCACGGAAGCGGAGCCGTGGTCGCTGGGCGCGCAAGAGGATCGCGCGCTGAATGCGCCGCAGGCTGGCGCAGCTCCAGCCGCGCCCGGACCTTCCGCGAGCGGTGCTGCCGCTGCGGTTGCCACGCAGGCCCGCCCGCAAGCGGTAGCTGCCGTGCAGGCCGCGCCGTCTGCGGCGCAAGCCGGGGCGGCCCCGGCATCGCTGGCAGCCGAGGCGTTGGGCCGCCTCGCTGTGGGCGGCAGGCTGCCGGGCGAAGCCAACACGCGCTGGAGCGGGCAAGCGCCCGCCGCGGGCGCCCATGGGGCGACAGCCATGGCCGGAGCTGGGGCTGCGGCCGGGACAGCGACGGGCGGCTTTGGCAAGCCGGCGCTGTTCGAGGTGGGTGTTTCCCCTGGCGTGGGAAACAAAAAGTTCACCGCTCGCCAGATGGCCCTGCTCGCGGAGATAGCAGGGGATGATGGCGAGCTGGAGTATACGCCGGATCATCAGATCGTGCTGCGCGTACCGTGCGCAGATCCTGAGGAACTGGTTGGACGGTTGCGGGATGAGCGATTAATCGTCATGCCCATTGGCGACGTATTTAAGGTGAAGGCGTGCGACTTCTGCAACATGGAGAAGGATGACGCTGTGCCTGTGGCTGAGCATCTGCAGGTTGTGCTTGGTGGATTGCAGGCACCCAAAGAAACCAGCATTGCTTTGAACGGCTGCGGTATGGCTTGCTATGGAGCGGTGCTGGAGGATATCGGCATCGTCTACCGCAAGGGCGGATACGATCTCTTCCTCGGCGGCAAAAAGTTCGGCCGCAATGCTCATGCCGCCCAGCCTGTAGCGGAAGGGATTCCGGGGGAACAGATTACAGACGTCGTCGAAAATATCATCGCTGAGTACAAGGAAAAAGGGCATCCGAACGAGCGTTTTCATAAATTTTTCAAACGTGTAGGTGTTGTTGCTGGCTTCCACCATGAAGATGCACCTGCAACGGTAGAAGTGAATGCGGTTTGTGGTGATTAG
- a CDS encoding sirohydrochlorin chelatase: protein MNAILLVGHGSRDPEGNEELLEFAQAVAARVPGTCVETCFLELARPSIAEGVQACVEKGATRVVLVPIILFAAVHAKIDIPMAIDRAKAKYPQVEFVYGRPIGVHEKIVSILLSRLKEARPVAVPAGMNSAAEASGEATDEETAVLVLGRGSSDPDANSDFFKICRILWEKLSYTWVESCFIGVTQPSFPDGLERCVRLGAKKIIVLPYFLFTGVLIKRIGEMTEEFAEAHPELQVEIGGYFGFHPQLVELVLERANEGLFGKVAANCDNCQFRLEAQEHHHHHHDHDHDHGHDHHHHHDHHGHNHDHDHHGHNHDHDHHGHDHGHDHHHEGHSHDHGHEHDHAHAHSHNDHDHEHHHDYSHTPSVVDSSGIAGSGQVKGS, encoded by the coding sequence GTGAATGCAATATTGTTGGTTGGACATGGAAGCCGGGACCCGGAGGGGAACGAGGAGCTGTTGGAATTTGCGCAGGCGGTAGCAGCTCGCGTACCGGGGACGTGTGTAGAAACCTGTTTCCTGGAGCTGGCACGCCCCAGTATTGCTGAAGGGGTACAGGCGTGTGTGGAGAAAGGGGCGACACGTGTCGTTCTTGTGCCGATTATTTTGTTCGCAGCAGTGCACGCCAAAATTGATATTCCGATGGCAATTGACCGAGCGAAAGCGAAATATCCGCAAGTGGAATTTGTATATGGACGTCCGATTGGCGTTCACGAAAAAATCGTTAGCATCCTGCTAAGCCGTTTGAAAGAAGCTCGTCCGGTTGCAGTTCCGGCGGGAATGAATAGCGCTGCAGAGGCATCCGGCGAGGCAACGGACGAAGAAACGGCGGTGCTCGTATTGGGACGCGGGAGCAGCGATCCCGATGCCAACAGCGATTTCTTCAAAATCTGCCGCATACTGTGGGAGAAGCTTTCTTATACCTGGGTCGAGAGCTGCTTTATCGGTGTGACGCAGCCTTCTTTCCCGGATGGCCTGGAACGCTGTGTACGATTGGGAGCCAAAAAAATTATCGTACTTCCATATTTTCTGTTCACGGGGGTGCTGATTAAACGCATCGGAGAAATGACCGAGGAATTTGCCGAGGCTCATCCTGAATTGCAGGTTGAAATCGGGGGGTATTTTGGTTTCCATCCGCAACTGGTCGAGCTGGTGCTGGAGCGGGCGAATGAAGGCTTGTTCGGCAAGGTTGCTGCGAATTGCGACAACTGCCAGTTCCGCTTGGAGGCGCAGGAGCATCACCACCACCATCACGATCATGACCATGATCACGGACATGATCACCATCACCACCATGATCATCATGGACATAACCACGATCATGATCATCATGGACATAACCACGATCATGATCATCATGGACATGACCATGGACACGATCACCACCATGAGGGACACTCACATGACCACGGGCACGAGCATGATCATGCTCATGCGCACAGCCATAATGACCATGATCATGAACACCACCACGATTATTCACATACGCCGTCTGTGGTGGACAGCAGCGGAATTGCTGGCAGCGGGCAGGTGAAGGGCTCATGA
- the cobK gene encoding precorrin-6A reductase, which produces MIFMLCGTSDARELALQIRANGFKVLTSVVTESAAASLSEVGLDVRTGRMTADEMAAVVRELGMQAIVDASHPFAEEAHANAMAAARESGVPYIRYERAGLVYDNHPLLHIVPSYEEAALEAKRLKGSIMLTTGGKTLGTFTRHLLGEPDIRLVARMLPRLDNMEKCSELGLEQKNIIAIQGPFSREMNEALYKHFGTTVMVTKESGRTGAVDEKVQSALELGIHVILISRPEVEFGTVFDYFDGVIDALRTAE; this is translated from the coding sequence ATGATTTTCATGCTTTGTGGAACGAGCGATGCGCGGGAATTAGCGCTGCAAATCCGTGCTAACGGCTTCAAGGTGCTGACCTCTGTCGTAACGGAAAGTGCAGCAGCCAGCTTGTCCGAAGTGGGTCTGGACGTACGTACAGGTCGAATGACAGCCGATGAAATGGCAGCAGTGGTTCGAGAACTGGGCATGCAAGCCATCGTGGATGCCAGTCATCCTTTTGCAGAAGAAGCACATGCGAACGCCATGGCAGCCGCTCGCGAGTCTGGAGTACCTTATATTCGCTACGAGCGGGCGGGGCTGGTGTACGACAATCATCCGTTGCTTCACATTGTACCGTCCTATGAGGAAGCTGCACTGGAGGCGAAGCGGCTCAAAGGCTCCATCATGCTTACAACAGGCGGCAAGACGCTCGGTACATTCACCAGGCATTTGCTTGGAGAACCGGATATTCGTCTGGTTGCACGTATGCTGCCGCGCCTGGACAATATGGAGAAATGCAGCGAGCTCGGGCTGGAGCAAAAAAATATTATCGCCATTCAGGGACCTTTCTCCCGCGAGATGAACGAGGCCTTGTACAAGCACTTTGGCACAACTGTGATGGTGACCAAGGAAAGTGGCCGTACAGGGGCTGTAGATGAAAAGGTGCAATCTGCACTGGAACTGGGCATTCATGTCATTTTGATTTCCAGACCGGAAGTGGAATTTGGTACGGTGTTTGATTATTTTGACGGAGTGATTGACGCCCTGCGTACTGCCGAATAG
- a CDS encoding precorrin-8X methylmutase — MDFKTDFKPLTVQPQEIEGKSFEMITEELGEHPFTAEQYPVVQRVIHASADFELGRSMVFHPKAIEAGIAAIRAGQQVVADVQMIQAGVSKDRIRQFGGDVHVYISDPDVIEEAKRLNTTRAIISMRKAIQASEGGIYAIGNAPTALLELIRLVKEGAAKPGLVIGMPVGFVSAAESKDELRKLDIPFITNIGRKGGSTIVVAALNAISLMAVR, encoded by the coding sequence ATGGATTTTAAAACCGATTTTAAACCGTTAACGGTACAACCGCAGGAGATTGAGGGCAAAAGCTTCGAGATGATCACAGAAGAGCTGGGCGAGCATCCTTTTACAGCCGAGCAATATCCGGTCGTACAGCGCGTTATTCACGCATCCGCTGATTTTGAGCTGGGCCGTAGCATGGTGTTTCATCCGAAAGCGATTGAAGCCGGAATTGCAGCGATTCGTGCAGGCCAGCAGGTCGTGGCCGATGTGCAAATGATTCAAGCGGGGGTCAGCAAGGATCGTATCCGTCAGTTCGGTGGGGACGTGCATGTGTATATTTCCGACCCCGATGTGATCGAAGAAGCGAAAAGGCTGAATACGACACGTGCCATTATTTCGATGCGCAAAGCGATTCAGGCTAGCGAAGGCGGCATCTATGCGATTGGTAATGCGCCGACTGCGCTGCTGGAGCTGATTCGTTTGGTCAAGGAAGGAGCGGCCAAGCCTGGACTGGTGATCGGGATGCCCGTTGGCTTCGTGTCTGCAGCAGAGTCGAAGGATGAGCTGCGCAAGCTCGATATTCCGTTCATTACGAATATTGGGCGCAAGGGCGGCAGTACGATTGTTGTAGCGGCACTGAATGCGATCTCCTTAATGGCTGTCCGCTAG
- a CDS encoding cobalt-precorrin-5B (C(1))-methyltransferase: MEKEAASADRPKRMKSGEAPAPDKPMRSGFTTGACAAAVAKGAVQMLITGIPSKEAVISLPAGFDHAFELIEPVLNADEASCTTIKDGGDDPDATHQARITASVSWREEPGVELDGGIGVGRVTKPGLPVPVGEAAINPVPRRMIAEAVTGVLEEHGSAKGVRVVISVPDGEEIAKKTLNGRLGILGGISILGTRGVVVPFSTSAYKASVVQAISVAQAMNCQEIVLTTGGSSEKYAMQMYDQLTEEAFIQMGDFVGFAVKHGKRLGMKKIILVGMPGKLSKVAQGVMMVHSKSAPVDFGFLAKVAREAGVDESLAAAVAEANTATQVADMMTEANALSFFEKLCIYGCQHCLEHAGGGIVVEMVLVTLKGNVLGRARVGE, encoded by the coding sequence ATGGAAAAGGAAGCGGCGTCCGCCGACAGACCCAAACGGATGAAAAGCGGTGAAGCTCCCGCGCCGGACAAGCCGATGCGGTCAGGCTTTACGACTGGAGCCTGTGCAGCTGCAGTAGCCAAAGGAGCGGTGCAAATGCTCATCACGGGCATTCCGTCGAAGGAAGCGGTGATATCGCTGCCAGCGGGCTTCGATCATGCGTTTGAGCTGATCGAGCCTGTGCTGAACGCGGACGAAGCTTCCTGTACGACGATCAAGGACGGTGGCGATGACCCGGATGCCACGCATCAGGCGCGAATTACCGCGTCCGTTAGCTGGCGCGAGGAGCCGGGCGTTGAGCTGGACGGCGGCATCGGCGTGGGGCGGGTAACGAAGCCCGGTCTGCCTGTACCCGTCGGGGAAGCAGCAATCAATCCCGTGCCGCGCCGGATGATTGCAGAGGCCGTCACAGGCGTGTTGGAGGAGCACGGATCGGCCAAAGGCGTCCGTGTCGTCATCAGCGTACCGGACGGCGAAGAAATCGCCAAGAAAACGCTGAACGGGCGGCTTGGCATTCTGGGTGGTATTTCCATATTGGGTACACGCGGTGTGGTGGTTCCGTTTTCCACATCGGCTTATAAAGCCAGTGTCGTGCAGGCCATATCGGTTGCGCAAGCGATGAACTGCCAGGAAATTGTCCTGACCACAGGCGGCAGCAGTGAAAAATATGCCATGCAAATGTACGATCAGCTGACGGAAGAAGCCTTTATTCAGATGGGCGACTTTGTCGGCTTTGCAGTCAAGCATGGCAAACGACTGGGAATGAAGAAGATTATTCTCGTCGGCATGCCCGGCAAGCTGTCCAAGGTCGCTCAAGGCGTCATGATGGTTCACTCCAAGAGTGCCCCGGTGGACTTTGGCTTTCTAGCTAAGGTCGCTCGCGAAGCAGGTGTGGACGAGTCGCTTGCAGCGGCAGTGGCAGAAGCCAATACCGCGACGCAGGTGGCTGATATGATGACCGAGGCTAATGCGCTGAGCTTTTTTGAAAAGCTGTGCATCTATGGATGTCAGCATTGTCTGGAGCATGCAGGCGGTGGAATTGTCGTAGAAATGGTACTGGTAACGCTGAAAGGAAACGTACTGGGGAGGGCGAGAGTCGGTGAGTAG
- the cbiE gene encoding precorrin-6y C5,15-methyltransferase (decarboxylating) subunit CbiE, producing MSRVIRVIGIGENGAAGLSQETLERIERADLLVGGERQLAFFKAATGEKRTLKSGFSAVVEELGRLREDKDIVVLASGDPLFFGIAGYLSTKLGAEHLDIMPHLSSVQLAFARLGESWQDAVLESVHGRPMTGLAQRIDGQNKVALLTDDRNHPAAVAAYLLHFGMTEYDAFVGEHLGGPDETYRHYTLEEMAQGVFQPLNVVILRRRKDADVPAPRRGFGFEDAEFHQRKPEKGLITKREVRVFSLSELRLTERSIVWDIGAGSGSVAVECARLAKYGQVFAIEKNEGDLANVEANKIKFRTDFLVIHAKAPAGLDELPDPDAVFIGGSGGELAELIRLCASRLRTDGRIVVNAATVETLHDGMKAMQAAGLETSVTLLQTARSKPILNMTRFDGLNPIYVITGQPSADVTDEIAEG from the coding sequence GTGAGTAGAGTGATCCGTGTCATTGGCATCGGTGAAAATGGAGCGGCAGGTTTGTCGCAGGAGACGCTGGAGCGAATCGAGCGTGCGGACCTGCTGGTTGGTGGAGAGCGCCAGCTAGCCTTTTTCAAGGCAGCCACAGGGGAAAAACGAACTTTAAAGAGCGGCTTTTCCGCCGTAGTGGAAGAACTGGGACGCTTGCGTGAGGACAAGGATATTGTCGTGCTCGCGTCAGGCGATCCGCTTTTTTTTGGCATCGCAGGGTATTTATCTACCAAGCTGGGGGCCGAGCATCTGGACATTATGCCGCATCTTAGCTCGGTTCAGCTTGCGTTTGCCCGTCTGGGAGAAAGCTGGCAGGATGCAGTGCTGGAAAGCGTACACGGTCGTCCGATGACCGGACTGGCGCAGCGGATCGACGGACAGAATAAGGTCGCTTTATTGACAGATGACCGCAATCATCCCGCCGCAGTTGCCGCTTATCTGTTGCATTTTGGCATGACAGAATATGATGCCTTTGTCGGCGAGCATTTGGGCGGACCGGACGAGACGTATCGGCATTATACGCTGGAGGAAATGGCGCAGGGCGTGTTCCAACCGTTAAATGTGGTCATTTTGCGCCGTCGCAAGGACGCGGATGTACCAGCACCTCGTCGGGGCTTCGGCTTCGAGGATGCCGAATTTCATCAACGCAAGCCGGAAAAAGGGCTGATCACAAAACGCGAAGTACGCGTATTCAGCTTGTCCGAGCTGCGTCTGACCGAGCGAAGCATCGTATGGGACATTGGGGCAGGCTCCGGCTCTGTGGCTGTGGAGTGTGCACGGCTGGCCAAGTACGGGCAAGTATTTGCCATTGAGAAAAATGAAGGCGATTTGGCGAATGTGGAAGCAAACAAAATCAAATTCCGCACCGATTTTCTGGTTATTCATGCCAAAGCGCCTGCCGGACTGGACGAACTGCCGGACCCGGATGCGGTGTTTATCGGCGGGAGTGGGGGAGAACTGGCAGAGCTGATTCGGCTGTGCGCTTCCCGTCTGCGCACGGATGGAAGAATCGTGGTCAATGCCGCCACCGTTGAGACATTGCATGATGGCATGAAGGCGATGCAGGCAGCAGGGCTGGAGACTTCGGTAACACTGCTGCAGACGGCACGCAGCAAGCCCATTTTAAATATGACGCGTTTTGACGGACTGAATCCGATATACGTCATTACCGGACAGCCTTCGGCGGACGTAACTGACGAAATAGCAGAGGGTTAA
- the cobI gene encoding precorrin-2 C(20)-methyltransferase, whose product MNTAATGTLYGVGVGPGDPELITVKAYRMIQECAVVAYPKKRRGGKSYAHEIVELYVNPEEKEMLGLIFPMTKDPVVLEREWNKTVVACWEALREGKDVAFVTEGDPNLYSTFIHLARLMKDLHPEVPIVSIPGISSVLGAAAALELPLADGDQQVGIIPATEDREAMKRAIENHDTVVFIKVAKVLDLILDVLDELNLGDRASVITKVTSPYEMVWRNAQELRGQELEYLSLMVVSK is encoded by the coding sequence ATGAATACGGCGGCAACAGGAACACTTTACGGCGTAGGCGTGGGGCCGGGTGATCCCGAGCTGATTACAGTCAAGGCGTACCGCATGATTCAGGAATGTGCAGTTGTGGCTTATCCGAAGAAGCGCCGGGGAGGCAAGTCATACGCCCATGAGATCGTGGAATTGTACGTAAACCCGGAAGAGAAAGAGATGCTGGGGCTGATTTTCCCAATGACCAAGGACCCGGTTGTACTGGAGCGGGAGTGGAACAAAACAGTGGTTGCCTGCTGGGAAGCGCTGCGTGAAGGCAAGGATGTAGCCTTTGTCACAGAGGGAGACCCCAATCTGTACAGTACCTTTATTCACTTGGCGCGGCTTATGAAGGATCTCCATCCCGAGGTGCCGATTGTATCTATTCCAGGGATTTCATCCGTGTTGGGAGCGGCAGCAGCGTTGGAATTGCCTTTGGCGGACGGAGATCAGCAGGTCGGTATTATACCGGCTACGGAGGACAGGGAAGCGATGAAACGGGCGATTGAAAATCACGATACGGTCGTGTTTATCAAGGTTGCCAAGGTCTTGGATTTGATTCTGGATGTGCTGGATGAGCTCAATCTTGGGGATCGTGCATCTGTGATCACCAAGGTCACGTCTCCATACGAAATGGTGTGGCGTAATGCACAAGAGCTGCGCGGACAGGAGCTTGAATATTTGAGTTTGATGGTGGTGAGCAAATGA